DNA sequence from the Microcebus murinus isolate Inina chromosome 18, M.murinus_Inina_mat1.0, whole genome shotgun sequence genome:
AAGGTGCTGTTCCACACCCGTGCCTTCACAGTCACGTTGGTGACAACAGGAGCGTCAGGAATGGGGCACTCCAGCCACACGCAGCGGGCGCGGCCAGTGGCGCAGTTCTGAGGCGGGCAGGGAACAGACACGGACAGTCTGGGCTCCGGATTCTTCATGGAAAATCCTTCCCTTCGACCCCTCCCAGGCTTTGTCTCACCCTTGGGTGACTCGAGGGGCCTGACCTCACCCCTTCACTCGTGTACATGCCCCCAGCCCTGTACTTACACTTCTCAGACACATCCATTGGGCCAGGCTCCCATAGTGCCAGGCGCACGAATAACATGAAATCTGGTCCCGGCTCATGTAAACAAGGCCCAACCTCCGACACCCCTTCCCAGCCCACTGCCGCGTGGAGCCTTGTTCATGCCAGCTCATGGCCCTGGGGACACCGCCTCCTACCTCTCTGCCCTGCTAGGCCTCAACTTGCTCGCCAGGCCTGCTCCGCCCTCCCTCCCTACGGGGGTGCCCCACGCCACCACGGTACCCTCCCTGCATTCCTTTTGCCCTCTCCATGCCCCTGCCTGAGGGCCGAGGCTTTGAGCAGCTCTGTCCCCCCAAACAGCTTGGGGCTCCTTGGAGTAGACCCAGTGTCCCTCCTTTGGTCCTCTGTGTTGCATGCTCCCCTAGCAGAGCGGGGGGCCCTCTGAGGGCAGGGGTGAGTCTCTCTGCTCTGTGGAGGCTCCTGAGGGCGGGGCCACATCACCTCATCAGACAGGGGTCTCCTGGTGAGGGGCTCCTATGCCCCTTGCTTCGTGTGCCCCTGGTGCCCACACGCCTGTGATGGGGTGGGCACACTCCCTTCTAACCCCGCCCTGGCCACTCACCAGCATAGTCTCAGACTTGGCTTTTTTGGCAGCAGCCAGAGTGACAGGCGGGGGGCCTTGGTCTCCCCCTGGGTCTAGCTGTCGTCGTCTGCGCTGTGGAGATGGCGGCCTGTCCCCAGGGTCCTGGAGAAGGAAGAGCAGATTTgctgggagggtggaggaagaagtggcagcaggggtgggggaggggagtgggtgggGGGAGTCAGGTTGCCAAAGGGCTGTGAGGGGGAAGACACTGGCCTTTCTGCCCCTTAGCATGCAAATGAGATGTGAGTGAGATGCATGCGTATGAAAGGTCTCTGATGGCTTACAGAGAGAGTGAGGTTGAGAGGGTTGACAAGGTCTctgggtggcaggcagggccaggacccATTGCCATGGACGGTGATCTCCGTGGGGTACAGCAGCCACTTGCCATTGGTGACTTCATAGGGCCACTCCAGACCTAGGACCAGGGTTCCCAgggctgccagcccctcccccattGGGCCCACCTGTGGGTACAAGAGGTCATGGTCATTGTATCCTGAAAAACCACCTCCATCTCACCAATCCCCAATTCTCCCACCCTCAGACctcaaagccaagaaaaaaaaacaaaacaaaacctttgtCCTTCCTAGAAGTCCCCAGCCTAGGACCCCAGAGGTCCCCGTACCTGGAATTCATACTTGAGGGGGCTTCCCACATCCTCTACAGTTTTCATGCCAGACTCGCCCATCACTGTGCCCCCAAAGAAGCTTTGTAGCCGGTGATTCACCCTAGGGGTCAGGAAGATGCTGAAGTCACAGAGGGACAGGAGATGGGGGCCCTGGCAGAGGGGGTGGACGCCAAAGCTGGTTAACTACAGCTCCTCTGAGATGAGGCAGACCTGGGTATAAACCCCtgctctgccatttaccagctaCATGGCCTCAAGCGAGCCATTTATCCTCTCTGAGcaacagttttctcatctgtaaaatggagttaacaATAGTTGCTACATCATAGTTCTGTCAACGAGGTGATGTATATAAAGTCTTTGGATGATGAGCTCTAAAGAAATGGTAGGGACCAACACCTCAGCCCCAGGGTGGCTGATTCCTCCACTTCTACCTGCTTTACagggggaaaataataataataatgatattgaTTGCTGTTGTTAAGGGGAGGGATGACCCAGGGGAGGTGGAGGCCTGAGGATGCCAGGCCGAGAGAGGTGTCAGGGGAGCTGGGGAGATGCCTTGGGGCAGGGAGGCACTAGCTCGGCAcagtgggctgggggtgggaggtggggcagagagagagacgcACATGCTGAGCGAGGCCTGGAGTGTGTAGTCCACCAGCAGAGTCAGGGTCATGGGCTGCAGGTTGTCCTGGTGACTTGACCTGGGGAAGGAACGCAGGCCGTAGGAGGGAGACCCAGAACACCTCGGCCCCGACTCAGATTGGCTTCTTGATGTCACTCACGTGGAGAGCTGCAGCTGCACCTGAAGATCTCTTGTGTTCAGGGTCACCCCGATGACCTCAAAGGCGATGAGCAGCTCCATCTGCCACGAGggtcagggaggcagagaggggcgTTTGGGGTCCAGCAGGGATGATGTCATGAGGGAGAGAGGGACTGAACACTGCACTAGGGACttagctctctggcctcttcctGGTGAGTGGTCTCTACCTCCTCACTTCATCTGTgtccttttccccctttttctcccTCGAGTCACATCTCTGCTACTTTTGAGCTATATGAcattgaccttgagcaagttacggAAACTTTCTAAGTCTGTGTTCCCTCTTCTGTAAAACAGCTTCTACCTCCTCAGATGGTTTTGTGAATTATATCATATGAAAGAAGCAGTTCTGGGTTGAGGGCCTGGAACACACTTGGTTTTTAGTAAAATTGGTTTCCTCGCCTCCACTTGCTCTGGCTTTGTGCACAGTGCCCTGGCGGCCCATTTTTCTTAGTCTCAGGGCCTTTTCCCACCCTCTGCTGGATCTCCCCCCTGCCCTACTCTGGCTCTAGGCTTCAAGGAAGCCTGGGAAGCAGgcaggcagaagcaggaaggacAAGGAGCTGGTGGGAAGAACAGCTGCCTCCCCCCCAAGGACTGGGAGGATGTGGCCAGTGCTCACCCTCTGGTTCCGTTTGAAGGGATTCCCCAGCTCGCAGAGGATGGTCTCGTTACCCTGGCAGGACCCCGGCTGAGCAAAAAGGACGAATTAGGTCAGGGTTGGGTCAGAATAAGGCTTGTTCTCCCTGCCTGTGGTGCAGGGTCAGAAGCTCTAGGCTCCCCAAGCAGCAGAGCCGCTGCAGGGCCCAGTCCAGAGGAGGGACACATGGCAAATGACAGCACACGTACATGACAGGCATACTGGGATTCAAACACTTGGTGGAGCTCTGCTTAGGCTCTGAGACGGCTGGTGGGCACTCACCGGGCGCACGGAGGACAGCAGCAGCTCGGGAGGCATCGCCAGGGTGAGCAGCGCCTCATGGGCGTCCTCCCCGGCCCGCTCCAGGCTCCGGGTGTTGGTCACGTTGATGCTCAGTAGCAGTTTCCGGACGTCTCTGctgtactgcagcctgggcgGAGTGGCCAGCGACTCAGCCAAAAGCGCTGCGGCCCCCCCCATCTGCCCCCTGCAGATCAAcgaggccccgcccctcgggACTCCTAGGTTAGAAAAGTCCCTTCTCAGGATAGCCAGGCCCCGCCATCTAGTCTCACCTGGAGGAGAAAGCCCCTTTTCTGGCCATCCTACCTGACTCATTAAAGCCCCTGACCTTAAACTTGCCTTGCAAGAGGCTCTGCTCTGGCCAGTGAGGCCCGCCCCCAAGCCCTGCTAGCCAATGAAAGCCCCGTCCTGCGTTGGCCAATCAGCGTGGCCCAGCGCCCACCTGCTCAGCCTCTGCAGCTGCTCCGACACGAAGGCCGCGCGCATCTGCAAGTTGCTCTCGCACTTGTTGTCCGGGCCGCACTCCTTCTGGAAATGGACCTGGGGGTGGCCGAAGGCGTGAAGGGCCGCACCACCAACGGTGTTCTCTAGCCCCACAGCCCTCCAGGCCCCCGTCTTTTaggcccaggccctggcaccGGCCTCACCCACCTCAGTGTGGTTCTCCAGTGCCTGCGCCTGGTTGAGGACTGGGTAGGCGTCCAGGGACCGCAGCCCCAGCCGTGGGCGATCGGGCATCCGCAAAGGTAAAGAGTAGTTCATGGAGATGATGATGGGACGGAGTTTGTCACGGACGTTGTCCTGTGAAGGGAGGGCGAGCTAAGCCCAGCCCTGCACAGCATCCCCCACCGCAGTGAAATCTTCACACCACTCTGAACCCCAGGGAGGAGCTGGAGTCCCTTCCACCCTTAAAACCCCACAGTTAGACTGAACCCAACATTGAGACTTCCTACGAACAGACTTCCTacaacagagtcttactctgttgccccagctagagtgagtgccgtggcgtcagccagctcacaacaacctcaaactcctgggttcaagcgatccttctgcctcagcctcccaagtagctgggactacaggcatgcaccactatatgcctggctaattttttctatatttttagttggtcaattaatttctttctctttttagtagagaggggagtcttgctcttgcttcaggctggtttcgaactcctgaccttgagccatcttcccgcctcagcctcttagagtgctaggattacaggcatgagccaccacgcccagcctgagaCTTCCTACAATCCTGACCCCCTAAGAGAAGAGATAGGGCTTCTCCTCCCCAGGGGTCCCTGGGGAAGGGGGTTCAGCCTCCTCATCCATAGGGTCCCCAGTTGAGCTCTCCCCTTCCACCCTGATGTACCAAAGAGGGACTGAACTTATCCCCACTCAGGAACCCCTTTTTCCCAGAGCTGAGCTGAGCTAAGAGCTCCCACACCCCTCACTTTTCTCAGAGGTGCTAAGCCCTCtggccccatccccaccccaaggATCTCCTTCTCTCCTACTGTGTGCTGTGCACAGTTCCCCTACGCACCATGGCCTTCCGGGCTGGCTTTCCCAATCTCTCTCTGGAAAGACTCCAATCCCTCACTCTTGACCTGGGGGGATACTGGGCACCTCCTGCGGGGATCCTGGAGCCCTCATCTTGCCCCTTGCCCCACCCTCACCATCAGGAGCAGCTCCAGCTTCTGGCAGCGCATCTCGGGCATGGAGAAGAAGCCGTGGAAGACAGCTGACTGGCTTCGGGCGAAGCGCAGCCGGGGCGGCCGGCGGTCCCGGTCAGCCTCCAGGGTGTAGGCCAGGGCTGCAGGTAGACAGGTGGTCAGCAAGTGGCCAAATAGGCATGctccccctcaccccacaccccAGCACTCACTGATGTTCCGTCTGTAGTTGGGGTTCCCGGCACTCTGGTTGTAAGCAAAGCACAGCTCCACCTGCACGCTGTTGGGGGGACGTTCGGGAGAGCCCGGTCACAGTGGAACACAGATATCCAGGCCCTAGCTCTCACTCCCAAACCATGCTAAGGGAGACCAGGCCCTTCTGGAGAAAGGCAGGGGCAAAACCGGAGAGTCCACAGAGCTGGTCTGTGGTATCTCTGGCCCCTTCCCTCCCATTCCCATTTGAGCCATAGAAAACAGTTAGACatcagtggggaaactgaggtgcagagagcaGAAGGACTTGTTTGAAGTCATCAGTCAGTGGGTGGCTCAGCCCAGtcttgaacccaggtctcccgGTCCCCAGTCCAGATCTCGTTCCACCACCTACACCGCTACTTCCCTGCTGTCTCCCTCTGCCTTCTGACCCAATATACTCATTCACATAAAGACCTTGGggtcatcaccatcattattgtCACTTTCTTAGCAACTAACATTTTTGGAGCACTTAAGGCATACAGACTATTGTGCTAAGGACGTTTTGTATGTCACCTCGTGTAATtatcacaacaaccctgtgaattGGTTATTACCAATTCTGTTTTCCAGTGAAGCAGTCTGAGACTAAGAGAGATTAACAACATGCCCAAGGTGATTGTCCTTCCCTACATTGGTCCACTTAAATGcatctcccttccctcttcctctggaACCTCACTTCCCCCAAGTCTGGCCTCGCCCCTGCAATGGCATAGCTGGGATTTGCACAAGGCAGCCCAGAGCTCTTACTCTGACCCACTACACTCTACTGCTCCCCAATTCATCCATTACCTCTTGCAAGGAATTCTGCTTTCTAATGAGGTTGGGTAGGAAGGGCAAACGCTGACCTCAAGTATCAACTCTCTAAAGGTAGGATACCAGGAATTGCCAGGGAAGGGGTTTGGGAGCTGGAGCCCCTCCTGGCCTTCCCATAAATGAGGAGTAGGTGGGCAGAGTAGGGGCTGATAATCTcaccaggaggaggctgtgcaaAGTGCAGGGTCCAGCACAGCTGGCCTGGCCACCAAGGTCCTGTGGACAATGTTAATGACAGGCCGGGCCCTGCAGAGACAACAGAGCCAGACACACATCAGTGCCTCCTGCCTGCCGAGGCCAGGCTGGGGCTCGGGCTGCGGTAGTCCTGGTGCAGAAGATGGACAGCGATGGGGCTCCGTGCAGACGTGGACGGAGAAGAGAAaggcccctgtcccctgccccccagctcACCGCAGCAGCACGACGCGGTCCGACAGGCTGCCCACTAGCAGGTCTGGGTAGAAGTTCTCATCCACATCCAACTGCCCACTCAGGGAGTAGCCGAAGGTGGCCAAGCCAGGCAGTCCTAGATTCTCTCCGTGGATTACCTGAGGATGAGGGCAGTGGTGGGAGTAGGCTCTGAGCATGAGGCCtcagagagcagggaaggggtgagtaagggaaaggagggaaggccCCCCTCAGCTGTTGGAGACAGCTGACCCATCCCCATCCGTCCATACCTGCTGGGGCTGTTTGAGGAGCCCCCTGGAGCTGCTGTGGTAGATGTACACTCTGCCCAAGCCCTCGAAGGGGGCTCCCACAGCAATGTCTGTGGAAAGGAGGCGGGCCTGGGTCACCCAGGGACTCTGGGCCCCGCATCTCCCTAACCCCGTGCTCCAGGCTGTAGAGCCCATTATGGCATTGACCTCACCCTGCCACGTGTTGCTCTGAGCACCAGGGAgagggcagagctctgtggctcagGATTAACCCTGGAGACTCCTTTCATAGGTGGGAAAGAGAGTTCAGGAGAGGGGAGGTGACTTCACCAAAGTAACACAGCAAGTTAATGCCACAGGCAGGCCTACACCCCAGATTCCTGGCCTGGCCTGAGGTTTTGCCCTTGTAACAGTGCCTTCCATCTCCCCCACCAACCTCCTCTCTGACACCTTGGCTCTTACAATGGCATTACCAGCAGGGGCAGAGAAGGAAGTTTCTACATTTGGTGACCCTGCTGGTTCATTATCAAGCAttcatctcctttaatcctcacaagagtGCTGTGGGGTAGGCACGActgtccccactttacagatgagagaaaagACTCAGAAAATCCAGAGTCACACAGTTAATGAGTGGAGACAATATTTGAGCCCATGTCTGTCTAACACCAGGGGCTGGGACTTTGATCATAACACTATAGTGCACTTTACTGAAAGTCAAGACTTTAAAAATTCTAACTGTGAATAAACCTAAGAGTTCTGAACTTTACTGAACACTTTCTGGTTTGCTGCTCTTGATCTGATAAGGCCTAGGTAATCAGAAAGCCAAGCTTGTTAGTATAAGTGTGTAAAGGAAGAGTTAGTAGGTCCTGACTATTCTATAGTAAGTGCTTGGTCTTTGTTGACTGAACTTTCTGGCACCTATCTGGGTTTTCAGAGgctcctctgcctttctcttgctTCTCAGCTATGTCCTGGGATATTGAGGTTGTCAGAGAAGTGACTTCCAGATAAGGCAGGTGCTTCTGTGGCACCAAGGCTCAACTGCTGGGTCTGTCCCTCTCCCTGACACTGTAGATTGGTCCCCAAGTCCTGCAGAGTCCTAAGGATGACCCCTCTATCTCACACCTGAGATGCTACATTAATAGTCTTAATTCCCCAGCCTTGCTCCAGATTTGGGCATGTCAGGCAAGTCCCCCTGCCTGTGCTGCACCCCTCTGTTCCTGCCCATGGAGCGTTCTtggcccagcctgggtgacacggCAGCATGCCAACTGCTCCAGGGAGCCCCCTGAGCTCGCCTCTGCTGACACCCTCTCTCCAGCACTGCTTTGCACCCCCTGAGCCTGGCCCCATCCAGTCTCCTCTGTGGGCCCTGTCTAGCCTGGTATGTAGCTGGCGCTTAgtgggggtgctgggggaggggtgctggctCATACCCTGGAATCCATCCTGGTTGATGTCACCAATGCTGGCCACAGAGAAGCCAAAGGCGGAGCGACTGGGGCCatgaaggaggagggaggggtgggtggggaaggaggtGCCCGCCTGGTTCATGAAGACATAGATGGCACCTCCCACCTCTTCTTTCCGCTCAAAGTAGTAGGGGGCACCTACCAAGAGGTCCTGCCACCTGcacaggagagaaggagggagaatgggAGTGTGAGGTCAGTCCCCAATATGCAGCATAACTCTCGTTTAACAGGCATGTTGCTGCCGGGGCACATGGCTATGCAGATGCCTCCTCTGGCCACAGGTCATGAGAAGAACATGGAAACACCAACGTGACCCACCAAATAGAGAACACATGCCATGGAGGAGCATGCAGGCACAGATCACACCCAAACAGCCCACATCCACTGGAGCCAGTCAAATGACAGGCACCAACAAGTAAGGGCAGGTGTCATGCAAATGACATGCAAACACCCAAACTCCCATAAAGTCTGATTGCAAATCCCTGAAAATAGCACTCAGACAAATGCATGATTGCAAAGCCTCCATTTCCCTGACCTGGCTTGGGCaagcccaccctcccccaccactcTCCCTGGGCTCAGAGGATGTCCCTAGATTCTCACCCATCGTTGTTCAGGTCTGCCAGGGCAATGGCGCTGCCAAAATAGGCGCCCACCTGCGTGCCCTCCAGCACCTGCCTCCTCCGCAGGtctccacctgcctcctggcTCAGCAAGAAGACGGCGCCCATATGTCGGTGCCGCGGGGCACCTGTCACAATGGTGATGTCTGTGGGGTGCAGGATGGCACTGCCTACCTTCACTGTATACCCTGGAATTAGGAGAAGATGTTCAGTGAAGGCCCTGGTAAACTCTGTCCCCTCCTGCTCTGGACCCTAGTCTGTCCCTACTCCCTCCCCCATTACCTTCTATTTCACCATTCCAACTTGGGCAAGAAATTGGACCCCAGATGCCCCATAGCCACACCCTATTCAGCCTCTAGACACTGTGCTGTGAGCTCTTTGATGGTAGAGACTTTGCATCTTGGGAGCTTGGAACAGGGCATGGCATACAGGTAGTGATCCCTAAGCATGTGCTAGCTGAGCTAAATGCCACTAGTCACACTGCACCCTGGCTTCACTCTTCCACTGGGCACTGAAGGTGAAGCCCAGGGTGCCTGGGCTGAGTCCCCTTTTCCCCTCTGCCACCCCATGGGCCACCACAACCGCACTCACCAATATAGAGGTTTCCTTGGTCCTCTGGGTCCTTGTAACTATATTCAGATAAATCCCAGTCCTTCCGCTGAATCATGTAGCTGTTTCCTTCACAAGGATTTGGGGAGAGGATGTGGGAGGAGTATAAGTCACTATCCTTCCTCCACCTTAttcacccccccacacactaGAGAAAGATAATCCTTTTATTTGCAAGCGATTCACCGTTTGTAAATCACTACCTCTTTATTTTAACAATGCAGTGAGGTAGAATGGtgacccccattttgcagatgagaaaagcaaGGCTCAGGGAGGGAAACCGACATGCTCATAGTCCCATAGGGAGCTAGTTGTAGAGACATGGCTAGAATCCAGTTGCCCAGGCTCCTGGGTATTAAACACTAGATGGCATTTCCCTACTGTCTGGATGCTGAGGTCGGACACTACACCATCACCTCCTTCTGGTCCCATCCCCAAACTCAGACTGCCCAtctggcccctggcccctgctTCTCAGGCTGTGCTGGAGAGGACTTGTGACCCTGCCAAGGTTTAAAAGGGACAGGGGCTAGGAGGCAGGaccagaggagggggcagaggcctCATTCAGCCTTAGGTGAGTCCAGAGCTgtgactaccgtgtttcccagataataatacctacctataaaataagccctagcaggatttctaagcatttgtgcaatataagccctaccccaaaaataagacctagggcgtggctacgcagcgaaTCTGCACAACCCATCCATTTCGTCTCGGAGCagtaaagacgagcagcccttctcatctgccccatcatgacagctgctatcccagaggtgactggaaaggtgtgggcagccccaccaataagGTTGGCTCCCCGTGTCAGGTCctagccatcctgtgcgtgctgcaagctgaggctttgaggggaaaataacacatcccctgaaaataagccctagggtgccttcttgaggaaaaataaatataagaccctgccttattttcggggaaacacggtatgccCCAGCCTGCCTGTTGGTCAAGAGGAGGTTCAGGGCTCCCTCTGCCCACTGATTCTGCAACAGTAAGGGCTTGCTAATGGGAGAGGGTCGCTATGGCTACAACCTGTGTCAGGGAGAGAGGCAAAGAGATGGAGAGAGTGCCAGCCATCAGATACCTGTGACACAGTGTATAGCATGGTAGTTACAAGCATGAGTCTAGATACAAGGAAATACTCTACAGCCCCTAAAAGGATGGTCCTAGATGTACTGACATGAAAAAATGCCCATGACTTTGGATAAGTCAAAAAGAGAAAGTAGCAGAACAGCATGTTAGTACGATTCtgtttgtggggtttttgtttatttgcttgtttttctaaaagatacctatatattcaaaaataagtcTGGAAGGATTGACAAGATACTGTTAACATTGGGAAATGGGACAAGGGAGATGAGTAGGAGAGGAGGGGCACTTTTACTCTTTTACCAAATCCTACTGTACTATTTAGTAGTTGTACTGGgcacatgttttatttttaaaatttttttttatgaaatggcGAGGTGAGTAGGGGGATttagtttccttgtttatttatttatttacttttttgagatagagtctcactctgtcacactgagtacagtgccgtggcgtcatcgtagctcacagcaacctcaaactcctgggctcaagcaatcctcctgcctcagcctcctgagtagctgggactgcaggtgtgcctgctagtttttctatttttaggagaggtggggtctcactcttgctcaggctggtcttgaactcctgagctcaagcaatcctcctgcctcagcctcccagagtgctaggattataggagtgagccaccatgcccggcctatttttaaaataagtttttaaatggttaaacTGAAGTCAGATGGACCTATATTCCAATTTTCATAACTTACTGTTGGCCTTAGTTAATTTACTTCTCTAaggctcagttttcttttctataagaTGGGTATAATAATACTTGCCTCCTAAGAGTATTTTGAGATTGATGGGGTAATATGTGGAAGGcccctggcacatagcaagtactGAAAACCAGTGGAGGTCATGGTGCTCGCTGATATTGGCACGGGGGTCCTGGCTCTTCTGTCCCCCATGTGGATGGTCTGGCCTGGCTAACCCAGCAGCTAACTGGGGTGGGTGGTCTgtgctcctcctcccttccctcacgGTCCTCACCTTTCCAGTTGTAGGCACCAGGGGCACCGAAGTACACGGTGCTCTGGGTGAAGCCGCCGCTGGTGCCCAGCTGGCACATGCCCGTCTCCAGGTAGTCGGTGTTGCTGTTGCACATCTCGTTGTGATAGGTCTGCCAGTCGTCGCTGGGGTCCAGCTCTAGGTCATTGCCTCGCACGTAGCACTTGCCTACCATGCGGCGCTGGTCCTCCGACCCTGACCACAGCACCTGAGTGTAGCGGTGGGCACAGACCTggggagccccccccccaaacacaCTCAGCCTTGGTCAGGGGCAGGGACCCAGGGCCAGCTGTCTCCTTCGCCTTGTGCACCTCTGGCTTGGCAGGAGGGGAGTTGAAGGCGCTCTCCTGGCTTCTCTTTCCTCCCACAGTGAAACTTAAGCCTGTGTCTCCTTTCCAGAATTCAGAAATCTGCTCTGAAGGCCAGGAACACTTTTTGGAAAGGCAGTTTGGATTTCAGAATGGCTTAGAGATCTTGGGAAGAGAAATGGGGCAAGGATGAGGGACTGTGGGGCCCGGGCTCTTGGGTCTAAAAGAGGCTATTTACAGAGAGATTTAGGAACCTGCTTCTCTGCTGTCCCCTGATGACCCTGTCCTTTCATTGAAAGGaccattattaaaataataatgatatgatAGTGACAATAATAGCAGCAGCTAACCCTTCCTGAGTGCTTATTCTGTATCAGGCACAATTCTAAGCTCTCCACAAATTAGCTTTTAAGCCTACTAACAACCCTATGGTGGAAGgacaattattttctctatttcagataaagaaactgaagcgcAGGGAGCTTAGTCACCTGCCTAAGATCTCacattgagagagagacagagtatCCACACCAAGCTGTCTGTTTCCAAATTCTCAGCTCTTAGCAGTCCACTGTGCCGCCTCATGGGGGAGACACTGTAGGTGCTTAATATGGATTTACCGGACAAATCAATGGATCAGAATAAGGAGTTTTAAAACAGCCTGGGCCCAGacaaaatccagaaatagacctcgttcttgtttatttgttttttttttttttttttttttttttgtttttgttttgtttttttttttttgagacagagtctcgctttgttgcccaggctagagtgagtgccgtggcatcagcctagctcacagcaacctcaaactcctgggctcaagtgatccttctgcctcagcctcccgggtagctgggactacaggcatgcaccaccatgcccggctaatttttttatatatgtatcagttggccaattaatttctttctatttatagtagagacggggtcttgctcttgctcaggctggttttgaactcctgaccttgagcaatccgcccgcctcggcctcccaagagctaggattacaggcgtgagccacagcgcccggcctgtttatttgttttttgtgtcCCCTTCCTGCTGTGAGCGCCACTAGCATAGCAACCGAGCTGCCCTGAGCCACTGCTAAGTTTCTAGTGTTTGGTACACTGTAGGTGCCCactaaatacttgttgaatgaatggattgatGGGTGAGTAGATAATCGCTAAAGGACCCAGTGTCTAGAATCGCTTTAAATGGATTCCTAAACCCACAGCCCTCTGTAACAGGGGTCTTGAAAAGGCATTTCAGTGAACTAATGCAAACCCAGAACTTAAAATGGTGTTTCAAGGTGACAGAAATCACGGCAGTGATGGCTATGCGGGTGGTAGTTGATTGGAAGGGGGCacaagggaactttctggagtgaTGTAAATGCGCTATATCGTTAAAGGGTGTTGGTTACATaggtatatacatttgtcaagaaTTCGCTGCAATTTAAAATGTGAgcatttcactgtatgtaaattttatatcaatttagaaaatgaagaaaaag
Encoded proteins:
- the ITGA3 gene encoding integrin alpha-3 isoform X2 encodes the protein MGPGPRRAPRAPRPMLCALALMVAAGGRVASAFNLDTRFLVVKEAENPGSLFGYSVALHRQTERQQRYLLLAGAPRELAVPDGYTNRTGAVYLCPLTAQKDDCERMDITEKSDPDHHIIEDMWLGVTVASQGPAGRVLVCAHRYTQVLWSGSEDQRRMVGKCYVRGNDLELDPSDDWQTYHNEMCNSNTDYLETGMCQLGTSGGFTQSTVYFGAPGAYNWKGNSYMIQRKDWDLSEYSYKDPEDQGNLYIGYTVKVGSAILHPTDITIVTGAPRHRHMGAVFLLSQEAGGDLRRRQVLEGTQVGAYFGSAIALADLNNDGWQDLLVGAPYYFERKEEVGGAIYVFMNQAGTSFPTHPSLLLHGPSRSAFGFSVASIGDINQDGFQDIAVGAPFEGLGRVYIYHSSSRGLLKQPQQVIHGENLGLPGLATFGYSLSGQLDVDENFYPDLLVGSLSDRVVLLRARPVINIVHRTLVARPAVLDPALCTASSCVQVELCFAYNQSAGNPNYRRNITLAYTLEADRDRRPPRLRFARSQSAVFHGFFSMPEMRCQKLELLLMDNVRDKLRPIIISMNYSLPLRMPDRPRLGLRSLDAYPVLNQAQALENHTEVHFQKECGPDNKCESNLQMRAAFVSEQLQRLSRLQYSRDVRKLLLSINVTNTRSLERAGEDAHEALLTLAMPPELLLSSVRPPGSCQGNETILCELGNPFKRNQRMELLIAFEVIGVTLNTRDLQVQLQLSTSSHQDNLQPMTLTLLVDYTLQASLSMVNHRLQSFFGGTVMGESGMKTVEDVGSPLKYEFQVGPMGEGLAALGTLVLGLEWPYEVTNGKWLLYPTEITVHGNGSWPCLPPRDLVNPLNLTLSDPGDRPPSPQRRRRQLDPGGDQGPPPVTLAAAKKAKSETMLNCATGRARCVWLECPIPDAPVVTNVTVKARVWNSTFIEDYRDFDRVRVDGWATLFLRTGVPTINMENKTTWFSVDIDSDLVEELPAEIELWLVLVAVGAGLLLLGLVTLLLWKCGFFKRARTRALYEAKRQKAEMKSQPSETERLTDDY
- the ITGA3 gene encoding integrin alpha-3 isoform X1, yielding MRREGRCCPFKRRRPSRDLFSFPGRKAEPGLGAQAMGPGPRRAPRAPRPMLCALALMVAAGGRVASAFNLDTRFLVVKEAENPGSLFGYSVALHRQTERQQRYLLLAGAPRELAVPDGYTNRTGAVYLCPLTAQKDDCERMDITEKSDPDHHIIEDMWLGVTVASQGPAGRVLVCAHRYTQVLWSGSEDQRRMVGKCYVRGNDLELDPSDDWQTYHNEMCNSNTDYLETGMCQLGTSGGFTQSTVYFGAPGAYNWKGNSYMIQRKDWDLSEYSYKDPEDQGNLYIGYTVKVGSAILHPTDITIVTGAPRHRHMGAVFLLSQEAGGDLRRRQVLEGTQVGAYFGSAIALADLNNDGWQDLLVGAPYYFERKEEVGGAIYVFMNQAGTSFPTHPSLLLHGPSRSAFGFSVASIGDINQDGFQDIAVGAPFEGLGRVYIYHSSSRGLLKQPQQVIHGENLGLPGLATFGYSLSGQLDVDENFYPDLLVGSLSDRVVLLRARPVINIVHRTLVARPAVLDPALCTASSCVQVELCFAYNQSAGNPNYRRNITLAYTLEADRDRRPPRLRFARSQSAVFHGFFSMPEMRCQKLELLLMDNVRDKLRPIIISMNYSLPLRMPDRPRLGLRSLDAYPVLNQAQALENHTEVHFQKECGPDNKCESNLQMRAAFVSEQLQRLSRLQYSRDVRKLLLSINVTNTRSLERAGEDAHEALLTLAMPPELLLSSVRPPGSCQGNETILCELGNPFKRNQRMELLIAFEVIGVTLNTRDLQVQLQLSTSSHQDNLQPMTLTLLVDYTLQASLSMVNHRLQSFFGGTVMGESGMKTVEDVGSPLKYEFQVGPMGEGLAALGTLVLGLEWPYEVTNGKWLLYPTEITVHGNGSWPCLPPRDLVNPLNLTLSDPGDRPPSPQRRRRQLDPGGDQGPPPVTLAAAKKAKSETMLNCATGRARCVWLECPIPDAPVVTNVTVKARVWNSTFIEDYRDFDRVRVDGWATLFLRTGVPTINMENKTTWFSVDIDSDLVEELPAEIELWLVLVAVGAGLLLLGLVTLLLWKCGFFKRARTRALYEAKRQKAEMKSQPSETERLTDDY